The following proteins are co-located in the Dehalococcoides mccartyi 195 genome:
- a CDS encoding RelA/SpoT family protein codes for MEFADLKEKASKYLPPEKLVFLEEAYNYAAAAHTGQMRKSGEPFIEHPLNVAITLADLQLDSATLAAALLHDVPEDAHISLEQIEKKFGADVAKLVDGVTKLSKLALGPGIEDARRPGGNASLRQAENLRKMLVAMSEDLRVVFIKLADRFHNMRTLQALSAEKRRSIAKETMEIYAPLAHRLGIWELKWQLEDLAFRYLDPRHYRQVANLVDSKLAQRKNYIEHVSAILQSEFEKNGLKVELSGRPKHLYSIYQKMEKYASQGKQFEDIYDVLALRVLVNDIPDCYHAIGIVHSLWHPIPGAFDDYIANPKPNGYQSLHTAVMSLGTTPLEVQVRTYQMHHIAEYGVAAHWRYKTAGKEDVNFEDRIGWLRQLIEWHRDMRGAEEFLESVKTDIFNDQVFVFTPKGEIKDLAKGATPIDFAYRIHTELGNRCIGAKANGRLVPLDYQLKNGEVVEIVTTKKDRGPSRDWLNANMGYIKTHHAREKILAWFKKQERTENLERGRELLEKELKHIGIKTVDREALAKAFKYENADEFLAAIGYGAVSVHQVSMKLLSQQEQPRVITPTVQTAKPSSQSSVSVMGTGSLLTNIAKCCNPVPGDDIIGYVTRNRGVTVHRQDCHNILHEEEKERLVSVDWGIPKEELYPASIRMQAWDRVGLVRDISTMVAEEKISILSMTVTENDDKTTTLAMTAQIKSLSQLTRLMAKLEGIRGIISISRVGADGSRSG; via the coding sequence ATGGAATTCGCTGATCTTAAAGAAAAGGCCTCCAAATACCTTCCTCCGGAAAAACTGGTTTTTCTGGAGGAAGCCTATAACTATGCCGCCGCAGCCCACACCGGCCAGATGCGGAAATCCGGCGAACCCTTTATTGAACACCCCTTAAACGTGGCCATAACTCTGGCTGACCTCCAGCTGGACTCGGCCACCCTGGCGGCCGCTCTGCTCCATGACGTCCCCGAAGATGCCCATATCAGCCTGGAGCAGATAGAAAAAAAATTCGGGGCAGACGTAGCCAAACTGGTAGACGGGGTCACCAAGCTGAGCAAGCTGGCACTTGGCCCCGGCATAGAAGATGCCCGCCGCCCCGGCGGCAATGCCAGCCTGCGTCAGGCTGAAAACCTGCGTAAAATGCTGGTGGCCATGTCCGAAGATTTGCGGGTGGTCTTTATAAAACTGGCAGACCGCTTTCACAATATGCGCACCCTTCAGGCACTTTCGGCTGAAAAACGCCGCAGCATAGCCAAGGAAACTATGGAAATCTACGCCCCCCTTGCTCACCGCCTGGGCATATGGGAGCTGAAATGGCAGCTTGAAGACCTGGCCTTCCGTTACCTTGACCCCCGCCATTACCGCCAGGTAGCCAACCTAGTAGATTCAAAACTTGCCCAGCGCAAAAATTATATTGAACACGTCAGTGCCATTCTTCAGAGCGAATTTGAAAAAAACGGGCTGAAGGTGGAACTCTCCGGCCGCCCCAAACACCTTTACAGCATTTATCAGAAAATGGAAAAATATGCCTCCCAGGGCAAACAGTTTGAAGATATTTATGACGTACTCGCCCTGAGGGTGCTGGTAAATGACATACCGGACTGTTACCATGCCATAGGCATTGTCCACAGTTTGTGGCACCCCATACCGGGTGCGTTTGATGATTATATAGCCAACCCCAAACCGAACGGCTATCAGTCCCTGCATACCGCCGTTATGAGTTTAGGCACTACCCCGCTTGAGGTTCAGGTACGCACTTACCAGATGCACCATATTGCCGAATACGGTGTGGCCGCCCACTGGCGTTACAAAACCGCCGGTAAAGAAGACGTAAACTTTGAAGACCGTATCGGCTGGCTGAGACAGCTTATTGAGTGGCACCGTGATATGCGCGGCGCCGAAGAATTTCTGGAATCCGTCAAGACCGATATTTTCAACGACCAGGTCTTTGTCTTTACCCCCAAAGGCGAAATAAAAGATTTGGCCAAAGGGGCTACCCCCATAGATTTTGCTTACCGTATCCATACCGAACTGGGCAACCGCTGTATAGGTGCCAAAGCAAACGGGCGGCTGGTACCCCTGGATTACCAGCTGAAAAACGGTGAGGTAGTGGAAATAGTCACCACCAAAAAGGACCGCGGCCCCAGCCGTGACTGGCTGAATGCCAATATGGGTTATATAAAAACCCATCACGCCCGCGAAAAGATACTGGCCTGGTTCAAAAAACAGGAACGGACAGAAAACCTGGAACGCGGCCGGGAGCTGCTGGAAAAAGAGCTTAAGCATATCGGCATAAAAACAGTTGACCGTGAGGCTTTGGCCAAAGCCTTTAAATACGAAAATGCAGATGAATTTCTGGCAGCCATAGGCTACGGGGCGGTTTCAGTCCATCAGGTATCCATGAAACTCCTCAGCCAGCAGGAACAGCCCAGGGTTATCACCCCGACGGTTCAGACCGCCAAGCCCTCCTCCCAGAGCAGTGTTTCGGTGATGGGCACCGGTTCTCTTTTAACCAATATTGCCAAATGCTGCAACCCGGTACCCGGTGACGATATAATAGGTTATGTCACCCGTAACCGGGGTGTTACAGTACACCGTCAGGACTGCCACAATATTCTCCACGAGGAAGAGAAGGAGAGACTGGTGAGCGTAGACTGGGGTATACCCAAAGAAGAACTTTACCCGGCCTCTATCCGCATGCAGGCCTGGGACAGGGTGGGTCTGGTACGGGATATTTCCACCATGGTAGCCGAAGAAAAAATAAGTATCCTCTCCATGACCGTAACTGAAAATGACGATAAAACTACCACCCTTGCCATGACCGCCCAGATAAAAAGCCTTTCCCAGCTGACCAGGCTGATGGCCAAACTGGAGGGTATACGCGGCATCATAAGTATCAGCCGGGTGGGTGCGGACGGCTCAAGGTCCGGCTGA
- the hisS gene encoding histidine--tRNA ligase gives MYQSPRGTEDILPEDQPYWHFVRQQAARIAALYGYQRTDTPVFEDAGLFVRSVGEGTDIVSKEMYTFEDRGGDKLTLRPEGTAPICRAYLEHGMQTRTKPVKLYYLSSIFRYDRPQAGRYRQHHQFGFEAIGEADASLDAEVIEMAWRFYNLLGINDLSLELNSIGCRECRPAYISALKAYYGQHEGKLCSDCKTRLDKNTLRLLDCKREECQCVAENAPRSADYLCPDCLAHYNRLKECLTVVDLPFHENFRLVRGLDYYSRTVFEIQPRIEGAQSTIGGGGRYDGLIEQLGGEPTPAIGFATGIERIILNLKRQGITPPPLPSPSVFLAYMGEAASLASIALASDLRKAGIGIYQTYAQKSIKAQLRQANSLGADWAVILGEEELKQGCAVLRNMKEAGQATIPLDQLICEIKKQI, from the coding sequence TTGTACCAGTCACCCAGAGGTACAGAAGATATACTGCCTGAAGACCAGCCTTACTGGCATTTTGTCAGGCAGCAGGCCGCCCGGATAGCCGCCCTGTACGGTTACCAGCGGACAGATACACCCGTTTTTGAAGATGCCGGGCTGTTTGTGCGGAGTGTTGGCGAGGGGACAGACATTGTCTCCAAGGAAATGTATACCTTTGAAGACCGGGGCGGAGACAAACTGACTTTGCGTCCTGAAGGGACTGCCCCCATTTGCCGGGCTTACCTTGAGCATGGCATGCAGACCCGCACCAAGCCGGTCAAGCTTTATTATCTTAGCTCTATTTTCCGTTATGACCGCCCCCAAGCCGGGCGTTACCGCCAGCACCACCAGTTTGGTTTTGAGGCTATTGGCGAGGCTGATGCTTCGCTGGATGCCGAAGTTATAGAAATGGCCTGGCGTTTTTACAATCTGCTGGGTATCAATGACCTTTCGCTGGAGTTAAACAGCATAGGCTGCCGTGAGTGCCGCCCTGCCTATATTTCGGCCCTTAAAGCTTATTACGGGCAGCATGAAGGAAAGCTTTGTTCAGACTGTAAAACCCGTTTGGATAAAAACACCCTGCGTTTGCTGGACTGCAAGCGGGAGGAATGCCAGTGCGTGGCTGAAAATGCTCCCCGCAGCGCAGATTACCTTTGCCCGGACTGCCTTGCCCACTATAACCGCCTGAAGGAGTGCCTGACGGTAGTGGATTTGCCCTTCCATGAAAATTTCCGTCTGGTAAGGGGTCTTGATTACTACAGCCGCACTGTTTTTGAAATCCAGCCCAGGATAGAGGGTGCCCAGAGTACCATTGGCGGCGGAGGGCGTTATGACGGGCTGATAGAACAGCTTGGCGGAGAGCCTACCCCGGCCATAGGTTTTGCTACCGGTATTGAGCGGATTATTTTAAACCTGAAGCGGCAGGGTATTACCCCGCCTCCCTTGCCTTCCCCTTCGGTTTTTCTGGCTTATATGGGAGAGGCCGCCTCTTTAGCTTCAATTGCTTTGGCATCAGACCTGCGTAAAGCGGGTATAGGTATATACCAGACATATGCCCAAAAGAGTATTAAGGCTCAGCTCAGGCAGGCCAACAGCCTGGGTGCAGACTGGGCGGTGATACTGGGTGAAGAAGAACTGAAACAGGGCTGTGCTGTCCTCCGGAATATGAAAGAGGCCGGTCAGGCAACCATACCCCTTGACCAGCTGATTTGTGAGATAAAAAAACAGATATGA